Proteins encoded in a region of the Burkholderia ubonensis subsp. mesacidophila genome:
- a CDS encoding sugar ABC transporter substrate-binding protein, producing MNVRFRRRFLTAAVAAVALAAAPFAHAETAGKPKVALVMKSLANEFFLTMENGAKEYQKHNAAQFDLVTNGIKDETDTASQIRIVEQMIVSKVDAIVLAPADSKALVPVVKKAVDAGIIVVNIDNRLDPDVLKAKRLNVPFVGPDNRKGARKIGDLLAKKLKAGDQVGIVEGVSTTTNAQQRTAGFQDAMKAGGMKVVSVQSGEWEIDKGNAVASAMLNEYPNLKALLCGNDNMAIGAVSAVRAAGKQGKVSVVGYDNINAIKPMLKDGRVLATADQYAAKQAVFGIDTALKAIAEHRKQADMSGVVETPVDLVTK from the coding sequence ATGAATGTCCGCTTTCGCCGTCGCTTCCTGACCGCCGCCGTGGCGGCGGTCGCGCTCGCTGCCGCGCCGTTCGCCCATGCGGAGACGGCCGGCAAGCCGAAAGTCGCGCTCGTGATGAAGTCGCTCGCCAACGAGTTCTTCCTGACGATGGAAAACGGCGCAAAGGAATACCAGAAGCACAACGCGGCCCAGTTCGACCTCGTCACCAACGGCATCAAGGATGAAACCGACACCGCGAGCCAGATCCGCATCGTCGAGCAGATGATCGTGTCGAAGGTCGACGCGATCGTGCTCGCGCCGGCCGATTCGAAGGCGCTGGTGCCGGTCGTGAAGAAGGCGGTCGACGCCGGCATCATCGTCGTCAACATCGACAACCGGCTCGATCCGGACGTGCTGAAGGCCAAGCGCCTGAACGTGCCGTTCGTCGGCCCCGACAACCGCAAGGGCGCGCGCAAGATCGGCGACCTCCTCGCGAAGAAGCTGAAGGCGGGCGACCAGGTCGGGATCGTCGAGGGCGTGTCGACGACGACCAACGCGCAGCAGCGCACGGCCGGCTTCCAGGACGCGATGAAGGCGGGCGGGATGAAGGTCGTGTCGGTGCAGTCGGGCGAGTGGGAGATCGACAAGGGCAATGCGGTCGCGTCCGCGATGCTCAACGAGTACCCGAACCTGAAGGCGCTGCTGTGCGGCAACGACAACATGGCGATCGGCGCGGTGTCCGCCGTGCGCGCGGCCGGCAAGCAGGGCAAGGTCAGCGTGGTCGGCTACGACAACATCAACGCGATCAAGCCGATGCTGAAGGACGGCCGCGTGCTCGCGACCGCCGACCAGTACGCGGCGAAGCAGGCGGTGTTCGGCATCGACACGGCGCTCAAGGCGATCGCCGAGCATCGCAAGCAGGCCGACATGTCCGGCGTGGTCGAGACGCCGGTGGATCTCGTGACGAAGTGA
- a CDS encoding sugar ABC transporter ATP-binding protein produces MESTFQPSRSAIPVLAVSGIGKTYAEPVLADVSLTLASGEALALTGENGAGKSTLSKIVGGLVAPTAGTLQLDGRAYAPASRKDAETLGVRMVMQELNLLPTLSVAENLFLNRLPRRFGIIDRQRLRDDARAAMAQVGLDDVDPDTPVGALGIGHQQMVEIARNLIGDCRVLILDEPTAMLTAREVELLFEQIDRLKARGVAIVYISHRLEELARVAERVAVLRDGRLVHVGDMAATTTERLVTLMVGREVGEHIDLGARHFGAPRLVVSGMTRMPAVQDVSLEVRAGEIFGISGLIGAGRTELLRLIYGADTPDSGMIAVGQPLEPAEIRSPVDAVRHGIALITEDRKGEGLLLSQSVTANVSLGQLDRLARAGVVDATRETALAERQIDALRIRTHGASQPVGELSGGNQQKVVIGRWLARDMGVLLFDEPTRGIDVGAKFEIYTLMGALAREGRALVVVSSDLRELMLICDRIGVMSAGRMTAVFERGNWTQDALLAAAFAGFGRDEAARHPAAGAAKGAAPGASTTGPSQ; encoded by the coding sequence ATGGAATCGACCTTCCAACCCTCCCGTTCTGCCATCCCCGTGCTGGCCGTCTCCGGCATTGGCAAGACCTATGCCGAGCCGGTGCTCGCGGACGTCTCGCTGACGCTTGCGTCCGGCGAGGCGCTGGCACTCACGGGCGAGAACGGCGCCGGCAAGAGCACGCTGTCGAAGATCGTCGGCGGGCTCGTCGCGCCGACGGCCGGCACGCTGCAGCTCGACGGGCGCGCGTATGCGCCCGCGAGCCGCAAGGACGCCGAAACACTCGGCGTGCGGATGGTGATGCAGGAGCTGAACCTGCTGCCGACGCTGTCGGTCGCGGAAAACCTGTTCCTGAACCGGCTGCCGCGCCGCTTCGGCATCATCGACCGCCAGCGGCTGCGCGACGACGCGCGCGCCGCGATGGCGCAGGTCGGGCTCGACGACGTCGATCCGGACACGCCCGTCGGCGCGCTCGGGATCGGCCACCAGCAGATGGTCGAGATCGCGCGCAACCTGATCGGCGACTGCCGCGTGCTGATCCTCGACGAGCCGACCGCGATGCTGACCGCGCGCGAGGTCGAGCTGCTGTTCGAGCAGATCGACCGGCTCAAGGCGCGCGGCGTCGCGATCGTCTACATCTCGCACCGGCTCGAGGAGCTGGCGCGGGTGGCCGAGCGGGTCGCGGTGCTGCGCGACGGACGGCTCGTGCATGTCGGCGACATGGCCGCGACGACGACCGAGCGCCTCGTCACGCTGATGGTCGGGCGCGAGGTCGGCGAGCACATCGACCTCGGTGCGCGCCACTTCGGCGCGCCGCGGCTCGTCGTGTCGGGCATGACGCGCATGCCGGCCGTGCAGGACGTGTCGCTCGAGGTGCGCGCGGGCGAGATCTTCGGCATCTCGGGCCTGATCGGCGCCGGGCGCACGGAGCTGCTGCGGCTGATCTACGGCGCCGACACGCCGGACTCGGGCATGATCGCGGTCGGCCAGCCGCTCGAGCCGGCCGAGATCCGCTCGCCGGTCGACGCGGTGCGGCACGGCATCGCGCTGATCACCGAGGACCGCAAGGGCGAGGGCCTGCTGCTGTCGCAATCGGTGACGGCGAACGTGTCGCTCGGCCAGCTCGACCGGCTCGCGCGCGCGGGCGTCGTCGACGCGACGCGCGAGACGGCGCTCGCCGAGCGCCAGATCGACGCGCTGCGCATCCGCACGCACGGCGCGTCGCAGCCGGTCGGCGAATTGTCGGGCGGCAACCAGCAGAAGGTCGTGATCGGCCGCTGGCTCGCGCGCGACATGGGCGTGCTGCTGTTCGACGAGCCGACGCGCGGCATCGACGTCGGCGCCAAATTCGAGATCTACACGCTGATGGGCGCGCTCGCGCGAGAAGGGCGCGCGCTCGTCGTCGTGTCGAGCGACCTGCGCGAGCTGATGCTCATCTGCGACCGGATCGGCGTGATGTCGGCCGGCCGCATGACCGCCGTGTTCGAGCGCGGCAACTGGACCCAGGATGCGCTGCTGGCCGCGGCGTTCGCCGGCTTCGGCCGCGACGAGGCCGCGCGCCATCCGGCAGCCGGAGCGGCGAAGGGAGCCGCGCCCGGCGCTTCGACGACAGGACCTTCGCAATGA
- a CDS encoding sulfate/molybdate ABC transporter ATP-binding protein yields MGITVSHLHKRFGDFTALDNVSLDFPAGELVALLGPSGCGKTTLLRVIAGLEHADAGQVVLQGLDVASVGARERQVGFVFQHYALFRHMTVFENVAFGLRVKPRRERPSEAVIRDKVHELLKLVQLDWLAQRYPSELSGGQRQRIALARALAVEPKVLLLDEPFGALDAKVRKELRGWLRRLHDDLHISTIFVTHDQEEALEVADRIVVLNHGRVEQVGSPQGVYDHPQSAFVYEFLGAANRLAGTVADRGFVAEGAAAPIEVDADFAGPAHAYVRPHDLQLRPAGDGQRDGIAVDVRRVVPLGGSVRVELEARAGGALEAELDRDAWQALALRVGDGATAVPRAVRVFPVR; encoded by the coding sequence ATGGGTATCACCGTCAGTCATCTGCACAAGCGCTTCGGCGATTTCACGGCGCTCGACAACGTATCGCTCGACTTTCCGGCGGGCGAGCTGGTCGCGTTGCTCGGGCCGTCCGGCTGCGGCAAGACCACGCTGCTGCGCGTGATCGCGGGCCTCGAGCACGCGGACGCGGGGCAGGTCGTGCTGCAGGGCCTGGACGTCGCGTCGGTCGGCGCGCGCGAGCGGCAGGTCGGCTTCGTGTTCCAGCACTACGCGCTGTTCCGCCACATGACCGTGTTCGAGAACGTCGCGTTCGGGCTGCGCGTGAAGCCGCGCCGCGAGCGGCCGTCGGAGGCCGTGATCCGCGACAAGGTGCACGAGCTGCTGAAGCTCGTGCAGCTCGACTGGCTCGCGCAGCGCTATCCTTCGGAGCTGTCGGGCGGCCAGCGGCAGCGCATCGCGCTCGCCCGCGCGCTCGCGGTCGAGCCGAAGGTGCTGCTGCTCGACGAGCCGTTCGGCGCGCTCGACGCGAAAGTCCGCAAGGAGCTGCGCGGCTGGCTGCGGCGCCTGCACGACGACCTGCACATCTCGACGATCTTCGTCACGCACGACCAGGAGGAGGCGCTGGAAGTCGCGGACCGCATCGTCGTGCTGAACCACGGCCGCGTCGAGCAGGTCGGCAGCCCGCAGGGCGTCTACGATCATCCGCAGAGCGCCTTCGTCTACGAATTCCTCGGCGCGGCGAACCGGCTCGCGGGCACGGTCGCCGATCGCGGCTTCGTCGCGGAAGGCGCCGCCGCTCCGATCGAGGTCGATGCCGATTTCGCCGGGCCGGCGCATGCGTACGTGCGCCCGCACGACCTGCAGCTGCGGCCGGCCGGGGACGGGCAGCGGGACGGCATCGCGGTGGACGTGCGCCGCGTCGTGCCGCTCGGCGGCTCGGTGCGCGTCGAGCTGGAGGCGCGCGCGGGCGGCGCGCTCGAGGCGGAGCTCGATCGCGACGCATGGCAGGCGCTCGCGCTGCGGGTGGGCGACGGCGCGACGGCCGTGCCGCGCGCGGTGCGGGTGTTTCCGGTGCGCTGA
- the cysW gene encoding sulfate ABC transporter permease subunit CysW has product MSHEATAVLNTPSAAAQARAAKRLDPVSEPRAVRWLLTGIALAFLAFFLVVPLAAVFFEALRKGVGFYLESLADPDAWSAIKLTLTVAVIAVPLNLVFGVCASWAIAKFEFRGKALLTTLIDLPFSVSPVISGLIYVLLFGAQGWLGPWLQAHDVQIIFAVPGIVLATIFVTFPFVARELIPLMQAQGSDEEEAARVLGASGWQIFRRVTLPNVKWGLLYGVILCNARAMGEFGAVSVVSGHIRGQTDTMPLHVEILYNEYNFAAAFAVASVLALLALVTLALKLLAERHLAADLAGARDAVPAHAGPAVTSSNS; this is encoded by the coding sequence ATGAGCCACGAGGCCACCGCCGTGCTGAACACCCCGAGCGCCGCCGCGCAGGCGCGCGCCGCGAAGCGGCTCGACCCGGTCAGCGAGCCGCGCGCCGTGCGCTGGCTGCTCACGGGCATCGCGCTCGCGTTTCTCGCGTTCTTCCTCGTCGTGCCGCTCGCGGCCGTGTTCTTCGAGGCGCTGAGAAAGGGCGTCGGCTTCTACCTCGAGTCGCTCGCCGATCCGGACGCGTGGTCGGCGATCAAGCTGACGTTGACCGTCGCCGTGATCGCCGTGCCGCTCAACCTCGTGTTCGGCGTGTGCGCGTCGTGGGCGATCGCGAAGTTCGAGTTCCGCGGCAAGGCGCTGCTGACGACGCTGATCGACCTGCCGTTCTCGGTGTCGCCGGTGATCTCGGGCCTCATCTACGTGCTGCTGTTCGGTGCGCAGGGCTGGCTCGGGCCGTGGCTGCAGGCGCACGACGTGCAGATCATCTTCGCGGTGCCGGGCATCGTGCTCGCGACGATCTTCGTCACGTTCCCGTTCGTCGCGCGCGAGCTGATCCCGCTGATGCAGGCGCAGGGCAGCGACGAGGAGGAGGCCGCGCGCGTGCTCGGCGCGTCGGGCTGGCAGATCTTCCGCCGCGTGACGCTGCCGAACGTGAAGTGGGGCCTGCTGTACGGCGTGATCCTGTGCAACGCGCGCGCGATGGGCGAGTTCGGCGCGGTGTCGGTCGTGTCCGGCCACATCCGCGGGCAGACCGACACGATGCCGCTGCACGTCGAGATCCTGTACAACGAGTACAACTTCGCGGCTGCATTCGCGGTGGCGTCGGTGCTCGCGCTGCTCGCGCTCGTCACGCTCGCGCTGAAGCTGCTCGCGGAGCGCCATCTCGCGGCCGACCTGGCCGGCGCGCGCGACGCGGTTCCCGCGCATGCCGGCCCCGCCGTCACTTCGTCGAATTCGTAA
- a CDS encoding LacI family DNA-binding transcriptional regulator, producing MATIKDVAAMAGVSFTTVSHVVNNSRPVSADVRAKVEGAIRELNYVPSAVARSLKARATATIGLVVPNSTNPYFAELARGIEDQCAANGYCVFFCNSDDDPIKQRNYLRVLQEKRIDGLIVASAGEDAVLAQSLADAHAPLVVVDRNIEGLAADLVQIDHERGAYLATRHLLELGHAKIGCITGPTDTAVSAMRVHGFIRAMAERSIDIVPGAIAESDFSCLGGYHAASRLFESVRPSAIFAGNDLMGVGALRAAAERGLRVPDDCSIIGFDDIEFSRYTYPALSTVGQSVRALGEMAAQTLIERISGGASAAPSRRRVVSPRLVLRESTAVYREPAPAGNRA from the coding sequence ATGGCGACGATCAAGGATGTAGCGGCCATGGCGGGCGTATCGTTTACGACCGTGTCGCACGTGGTAAACAATTCGCGGCCGGTGTCCGCGGACGTGCGCGCGAAAGTCGAAGGGGCGATCCGCGAGCTGAATTACGTGCCGTCGGCGGTCGCGCGCTCGCTGAAGGCGCGCGCGACGGCGACCATCGGGCTCGTCGTGCCGAACAGCACGAATCCGTATTTTGCCGAGCTCGCGCGCGGCATCGAGGACCAGTGCGCCGCCAATGGCTACTGCGTGTTCTTCTGCAACTCGGACGACGATCCGATCAAGCAACGCAACTACCTGCGCGTACTGCAGGAAAAGCGCATCGACGGGCTGATCGTCGCATCGGCCGGCGAGGATGCGGTGCTCGCGCAGTCGCTCGCCGACGCGCATGCGCCGCTCGTGGTCGTCGACCGCAACATCGAGGGGCTCGCCGCGGATCTCGTGCAGATCGACCACGAACGCGGCGCGTATCTGGCGACCCGCCACCTGCTGGAGCTGGGGCACGCAAAGATCGGCTGCATCACCGGGCCGACGGACACGGCCGTCAGCGCGATGCGCGTGCACGGCTTCATCCGCGCGATGGCCGAGCGCAGCATCGACATCGTGCCGGGCGCGATCGCGGAAAGCGACTTCTCGTGCCTCGGCGGCTATCACGCGGCGTCGCGGCTGTTCGAATCGGTGCGGCCGAGCGCGATCTTCGCCGGCAACGACCTGATGGGCGTCGGCGCGCTGCGCGCGGCGGCCGAGCGCGGGCTGCGCGTGCCGGACGACTGCTCGATCATCGGCTTCGACGACATCGAATTCTCCCGCTATACGTATCCGGCCTTGTCGACGGTCGGCCAGTCGGTGCGCGCGCTTGGCGAGATGGCCGCGCAGACGCTGATCGAACGGATCAGCGGCGGGGCGAGCGCCGCGCCGAGCCGGCGGCGCGTCGTGTCGCCGCGCCTCGTGCTGCGCGAATCGACCGCCGTCTACCGCGAACCGGCGCCGGCCGGCAACCGCGCATGA
- the cysT gene encoding sulfate ABC transporter permease subunit CysT, which yields MTTYTFRKPSALPGFGVTLGITVAYLSLVVLIPLAATFLKTATLSWDQFIAAVASPRVLASYRLTFSAALGGALINAVFGFLVAWVLVRYTFPFKRVVDAIVDLPFALPTSVAGISLAAVYATNGWVGQYLAPLGVKIAFTPLGVLVALTFIGLPFVVRTVQPVLEDFEREQEEAAACLGASRWLMFRRVVLPAVLPALLTGFALAFARALGEYGSVIFIAGNVPMKSEITSLLIITKLEQYDYAGATALAVVMLVVSFVMLLLINTLQWYLQRRTGKGASGPAPAAVAVAGGQQ from the coding sequence ATGACGACGTACACCTTTCGCAAGCCGAGCGCGCTGCCCGGCTTCGGCGTGACGCTCGGCATCACGGTGGCCTATTTGAGCCTCGTGGTGCTGATTCCGCTTGCCGCCACGTTCCTGAAGACCGCGACGCTCTCGTGGGACCAGTTCATCGCGGCCGTCGCGTCGCCGCGCGTGCTCGCGTCGTACCGGCTGACGTTCTCGGCGGCGCTGGGCGGCGCGCTGATCAACGCGGTGTTCGGCTTCCTCGTCGCTTGGGTGCTCGTGCGCTACACGTTCCCGTTCAAGCGCGTGGTCGACGCGATCGTCGACCTGCCGTTCGCGCTGCCGACGTCGGTGGCCGGCATTTCGCTCGCCGCCGTCTACGCGACCAACGGCTGGGTCGGCCAGTACCTCGCGCCGCTCGGCGTCAAGATCGCGTTCACGCCGCTCGGCGTGCTGGTCGCGCTGACCTTCATCGGGCTGCCGTTCGTCGTGCGCACCGTGCAGCCGGTGCTCGAGGATTTCGAGCGCGAGCAGGAGGAGGCCGCCGCGTGCCTCGGCGCGTCGCGCTGGCTGATGTTCCGCCGCGTCGTGCTGCCGGCCGTGCTGCCGGCGCTCCTGACCGGTTTCGCGCTCGCGTTCGCGCGCGCGCTCGGCGAATACGGCTCGGTGATCTTCATCGCCGGCAACGTGCCGATGAAGTCCGAGATCACGTCGCTGCTGATCATCACGAAGCTCGAGCAGTACGACTACGCGGGCGCGACCGCGCTCGCGGTCGTGATGCTCGTCGTGTCGTTCGTGATGCTGCTGCTGATCAACACGCTGCAGTGGTATCTGCAGCGACGCACGGGCAAGGGCGCGAGCGGCCCGGCGCCCGCGGCCGTCGCCGTTGCAGGAGGTCAGCAATGA
- the rbsK gene encoding ribokinase yields the protein MTARVTSGAPQAGRVTVIGSLNMDLVVRAPRLPLPGETLAGHAFAQAAGGKGGNQAVAAARLGAQVAMIGCVGADAHGAALRAGLEAEGIDCAGLATSATASTGVALIVVDDASQNAIVIVAGGNGEVTPATVARHDAAIGAADVLICQLETPADAVFAALSAGRGLGRTVVLNPAPAVAPLPAGWLPLVDYLIPNEVEAAALTGLPIRDPADAEAAARALQAGGARNVLVTLGARGVLALTADGAARHYPAPAVQAVDTTAAGDTFIGGFAARLAAGADVDAAIRFAQRAAAISVTRAGAQPSIPTLAELTD from the coding sequence ATGACGGCGCGCGTCACCTCCGGCGCGCCGCAAGCGGGGCGCGTGACGGTCATCGGCAGTCTCAACATGGATCTCGTCGTGCGTGCGCCGCGGCTGCCGCTGCCCGGCGAAACGCTCGCCGGCCATGCGTTCGCGCAGGCCGCGGGCGGCAAGGGCGGCAACCAGGCGGTCGCCGCCGCGCGGCTCGGCGCGCAGGTCGCGATGATCGGCTGCGTCGGCGCGGATGCGCACGGCGCCGCGCTGCGCGCCGGCCTCGAAGCCGAGGGGATCGACTGCGCGGGGCTCGCGACGAGCGCGACGGCGTCGACCGGCGTCGCGCTGATCGTCGTCGACGACGCGAGCCAGAACGCGATCGTGATCGTCGCCGGCGGCAACGGCGAGGTGACGCCGGCGACGGTCGCGCGCCACGACGCGGCGATCGGCGCGGCCGACGTGCTGATCTGCCAGCTCGAGACGCCGGCGGACGCGGTCTTCGCAGCGCTTTCCGCCGGGCGCGGGCTCGGCCGCACGGTCGTGCTCAACCCGGCGCCCGCGGTCGCGCCGCTGCCGGCCGGCTGGCTGCCGCTCGTCGATTACCTGATTCCGAACGAGGTCGAGGCGGCGGCGCTGACGGGCCTGCCGATCCGCGACCCGGCCGACGCCGAAGCCGCCGCGCGCGCGCTGCAGGCGGGCGGCGCGCGCAACGTGCTGGTCACGCTCGGCGCGCGCGGCGTGCTCGCGCTGACGGCGGACGGCGCGGCGCGCCACTATCCGGCGCCCGCGGTGCAGGCGGTCGACACGACCGCCGCCGGCGACACTTTCATCGGCGGCTTCGCCGCGCGGCTCGCGGCCGGCGCAGACGTCGACGCCGCGATCCGCTTCGCGCAACGCGCGGCGGCAATCTCCGTGACGCGCGCAGGCGCACAGCCGTCGATTCCGACCCTGGCCGAACTTACCGATTGA
- a CDS encoding CysB family HTH-type transcriptional regulator has product MNFQQLRFVREAVRQNMNLTEVANVLYTSQSGVSKQIKDLEDELGVDIFIRRGKRLTGLTEPGKAVHQLIERMLLDAENLRRVARQFADQDSGHLVVATTHTQARYALPKVVRQFTEVFPKVHLALRQGSPQQIAQMILNGEADLGISTEALDRYPDIVTFPCYSWHHTVVVPKGHPLVGRENLSLDDIAEYPIITYDQDFTGRSHIDQAFAQAGAVPDVVLTAIDADVIKTYVELGMGIGVVAAMAYDPQRDTGLVALDTQHLFEASTTRVGLRKGAFLRAYAYRLIEMFAPHLTEAEIASQLREAV; this is encoded by the coding sequence ATGAACTTTCAGCAACTGCGCTTCGTGCGCGAGGCCGTGCGCCAGAACATGAACCTGACCGAAGTCGCGAACGTGCTGTACACGTCGCAGTCGGGCGTATCGAAGCAGATCAAGGATCTCGAGGACGAGCTGGGCGTCGACATCTTCATCCGGCGCGGCAAGCGGCTGACCGGGCTCACCGAGCCCGGCAAGGCGGTGCACCAGCTGATCGAACGGATGCTGCTCGACGCGGAGAACCTGCGCCGCGTCGCGCGCCAGTTCGCCGACCAGGACAGTGGCCACCTGGTCGTCGCGACCACCCACACGCAGGCGCGCTATGCGCTGCCGAAGGTGGTCAGGCAGTTCACCGAAGTATTTCCGAAAGTGCATCTCGCGCTGCGCCAGGGCAGCCCGCAGCAGATCGCGCAGATGATCCTGAACGGCGAGGCGGATCTCGGCATTTCGACCGAGGCGCTCGACCGCTATCCGGACATCGTCACGTTTCCGTGCTATTCGTGGCATCACACGGTGGTCGTGCCGAAGGGCCATCCGCTCGTCGGCCGCGAGAACCTGTCGCTCGACGACATCGCCGAGTATCCGATCATCACCTACGACCAGGATTTCACCGGCCGCTCGCATATCGACCAGGCGTTCGCACAGGCGGGCGCGGTGCCGGACGTCGTGCTGACCGCGATCGACGCGGACGTGATCAAGACCTACGTCGAACTGGGGATGGGCATCGGCGTCGTCGCGGCGATGGCGTACGACCCGCAGCGCGACACGGGGCTCGTCGCGCTCGACACGCAGCACCTGTTCGAGGCGAGCACGACGCGGGTCGGCCTGCGCAAGGGCGCGTTCCTGCGCGCGTATGCATACCGGCTGATCGAGATGTTCGCGCCGCATCTGACCGAGGCCGAGATCGCCAGCCAACTGCGCGAAGCGGTCTGA
- a CDS encoding sulfate ABC transporter substrate-binding protein: MVKRNTGLVRGARRLIATFALGAAAALGVAAHAHADTTFLNVSYDPTRELYQDFNQAFGKEWKAKTGETVNFKQSHGGSGAQARSVLDGLQADVVTLALAYDIDALANKGLVNKDWQKRLPDNASPYTSTIVFLVRKGNPKGIKDWDDLTKPGVSIVTPNPKTSGGARWNYLAAWAYAVHKPGGNEQSAKDFVTKLYRNAGVLDSGARGATTSFVQRGIGDVLIAWENEAFLSIKEFGTDKFEIVVPSVSILAEPPVAIVDKVVDKKGTRKLAEAYLNYLYSPQGQEIAARNYYRPRSKNVPAELTKQFPKLKLYTVDDTFGGWTNAQKTHFADGGVFDSIYKPQ, encoded by the coding sequence ATGGTGAAGCGCAATACGGGACTGGTGCGCGGGGCGCGCCGCTTGATCGCAACCTTCGCGCTGGGCGCGGCCGCGGCGCTGGGCGTCGCCGCGCATGCGCACGCCGACACGACTTTCCTGAACGTGTCGTACGATCCGACGCGCGAGCTGTATCAGGACTTCAACCAGGCGTTCGGCAAGGAATGGAAGGCGAAGACGGGCGAGACCGTCAACTTCAAGCAGTCGCACGGCGGCTCGGGCGCGCAGGCGCGTTCGGTGCTCGACGGGCTGCAGGCGGACGTCGTGACGCTCGCGCTCGCGTACGACATCGACGCGCTCGCGAACAAGGGGCTCGTCAACAAGGACTGGCAGAAGCGCCTGCCCGACAATGCGTCGCCGTACACGTCGACGATCGTGTTCCTCGTGCGCAAGGGCAATCCGAAGGGCATCAAGGACTGGGACGACCTGACGAAGCCGGGCGTGTCGATCGTCACGCCGAACCCGAAGACCTCCGGCGGCGCGCGCTGGAACTATCTCGCCGCTTGGGCGTATGCGGTGCACAAGCCGGGTGGCAACGAGCAGAGCGCGAAGGATTTCGTCACGAAGCTCTACAGGAACGCGGGCGTGCTCGACTCGGGCGCGCGAGGCGCGACGACGAGCTTCGTGCAGCGAGGCATCGGCGACGTGCTGATCGCGTGGGAGAACGAGGCGTTCCTGTCGATCAAGGAATTCGGCACCGACAAGTTCGAGATCGTCGTGCCGTCGGTGAGCATCCTGGCAGAGCCGCCGGTCGCGATCGTCGACAAGGTGGTCGACAAGAAGGGCACGCGCAAGCTCGCCGAGGCGTACCTGAACTACCTGTACAGCCCGCAGGGCCAGGAGATCGCGGCGCGCAACTACTACCGGCCGCGCTCGAAGAACGTGCCGGCGGAGCTGACGAAGCAGTTCCCGAAGCTGAAGCTGTACACGGTCGACGACACGTTCGGCGGCTGGACGAATGCGCAGAAGACGCATTTCGCCGACGGCGGCGTGTTCGATTCGATCTACAAGCCGCAGTAA
- a CDS encoding ABC transporter permease: MTQPPVTPTDANPQQPVMGRRARMLSGTRLGLSNYLGLAGALAAMIALFSTLSSHFLTYDTFSTIANQIPDLVVMSVGMTFVLIIAGIDLSVGSVLALAASMVSVAALKWQWGPLPAALIGIAAATATGTLTGAVTVGWRIPSFIVSLGVLEAARGLAYQLTNSRTAYIGDAFDFLSNPLALGISPAFLIAVAVMIVAQFVLTRTVFGRYLVGIGTNEEAVRLAGVNPRPYKILVFALMGALAGLASLFQISRLEAADPNAGSGLELQVIAAVVIGGTSLMGGRGSVISTFFGVLIISVLAAGLAQIGANEPTKRIITGAVIVVAVVLDTYRSRRARAR, encoded by the coding sequence ATGACCCAGCCCCCCGTTACCCCGACCGACGCCAACCCGCAGCAGCCCGTCATGGGGCGCCGCGCGCGCATGCTGTCCGGCACCCGGCTCGGCCTGTCGAACTACCTCGGGCTCGCCGGCGCGCTCGCCGCGATGATCGCGCTGTTCTCGACGCTGAGCTCGCATTTCCTGACCTACGATACGTTCAGCACGATCGCGAACCAGATTCCCGATCTCGTCGTGATGTCGGTCGGCATGACCTTCGTGCTGATCATCGCCGGGATCGACCTGTCGGTCGGCTCGGTGCTCGCGCTCGCCGCGTCGATGGTCAGCGTCGCCGCGCTCAAGTGGCAGTGGGGGCCGCTGCCCGCCGCGCTGATCGGCATCGCGGCCGCGACCGCGACGGGCACGCTGACGGGCGCGGTCACGGTCGGCTGGCGGATTCCGTCGTTCATCGTGTCGCTCGGCGTGCTCGAGGCCGCGCGCGGGCTCGCGTACCAGCTGACGAATTCGCGCACCGCTTACATCGGCGACGCGTTCGACTTCCTGTCGAACCCGCTCGCGCTCGGCATTTCGCCGGCGTTCCTGATTGCCGTCGCGGTGATGATCGTCGCGCAGTTCGTGCTGACGCGCACCGTGTTCGGCCGCTATCTCGTCGGCATCGGCACGAACGAGGAGGCGGTCCGACTTGCCGGGGTAAACCCTCGGCCGTATAAAATCCTCGTATTCGCGCTGATGGGCGCGCTTGCCGGGCTCGCGTCGCTGTTCCAGATCTCGCGGCTCGAAGCGGCGGACCCGAACGCGGGCAGCGGGCTCGAGCTGCAGGTGATCGCGGCCGTCGTGATCGGCGGCACGAGCCTGATGGGCGGGCGCGGCTCGGTGATCAGCACGTTCTTCGGCGTATTGATCATCTCCGTGCTGGCCGCCGGGCTCGCGCAGATCGGCGCGAACGAGCCGACGAAGCGGATCATCACCGGGGCGGTGATCGTGGTGGCTGTCGTGCTCGACACTTACCGCAGCCGGCGCGCGCGCGCCCGGTAG